From the Paenibacillus sp. MMS20-IR301 genome, the window GTTACCTTTAAGACGGTAGCCCAGCAGCTGGTGGAGATGATGCTGAATCAGATTTTTATCCACGGCTTCTTCCATGCTGATCCGCATCCCGGCAATGTTATGGTGCTGGAGGACGGCAAGCTGGCCTTGATTGATTTCGGGATGGTCGGGCGGCTGAGCGAGGAAATGAAGGACGGGCTGTCCGCGCTGGTCATCGCCCTGATGCGCAAAAATACGGATTCTATGGTGCGGGCCATTTTACGGCTCGGAGTGATCCCTGAGGATGCTGACCGGACGGCGCTGCATGATGACATGGACCGGCTGCGTGAGCAGTATTATGACATTCCGTTCAAGCAGGTCAGTATCGGCAAAGCGCTGAATGATCTGTTCGGCATTGCCCGCAAGCACCGGCTGGTTATCCCGCCGGATCTGGCGATGCTGGGCAAGACGATGCTGACGCTCGAGGGCATCGTCGCCAGTCTGGATCCGGCCTTCAGTATTGTGCAGATGGCTGAGCCGTTCGGCAGGCAGCTGGTGAAGCAGCGCTTCAGCGGAAGCCGGCTGCAGCGCAAGCTGCTGGGCGGTGTGGCCGATCTGGCCGAGAGCCTGGTGGAGCTGCCTGCCCAGGCCCGGCAGCTGTCTGCGCTTATCAGCAAGGGCAAGCTCAAGGTAGAGATCGGGGTGCCTGAGTTTCAGGATCTCGATCATAAATTCAGCCGGATCGGCAACAGGCTGTCCTTCAGTATTGTCCTGCTGGCGTTCAGCATTATTATGGCCGGGCTGATTATCGCCTCATCGCTGCGCGGTGAGCCTTCGCTGCTGTGGGATTTCCCGATTGTGGAAATCGGCTCGGTGATCGCCCTGCTGATGATGCTGTGGCTGCTGTTCTCGATCTTTAAGTCCGGGCGTTTCTAGCCGGAGAAGGCCGGAAAATATTTATTATGGCCGGGATGCACACAAACGGTACAAAATCAAGTACAATATACAAAGATAACTTGGGAAACTTGTAATGGAACGCAAATGGAGTGCTGTCTGAATTTCCGGTGATCACTGCTGCCTAAGAGAACCGGACTTCGGACGCCTGCCTTGCGCGTTAGTGGGACGGAAGAGCTCCGGCAACGGGGTTCTTCCGCTTTTGTTTGATAATGATGCTTAAGCGCCTTCGGCGGCGGTTTGCTGCCCCGGGGAGGACAAGTGTCTTTGATTACGGGCCGGCTGAAGCTATGAGTGCGTACATTACTCCGTTACTTGGATAAATATAAGTTATGAACAGAACAATTAGAATAATTAAGTGAGGTGGAAACATTGCCGGGTTTTAAGGAATTAGGAGTTTCTGAAGTGCTGAATGATTTGCTCAAAGGACAGGGGATTGTTAAACCGACGCCAGTGCAGGAGGAAGCTATTCCTCCGCTGGTTGAAGGTCTGGATGTCATTGCCCGGGCCAAGACAGGAACCGGGAAGACCCTGGCCTTCCTGCTGCCGATTATGGACAAGATCCGGGTGGAGAATGCTTACCCGCAGGCGCTGATTCTTGCGCCGACGCGTGAGCTTGCCCTGCAGATTACCGAAGAAGCGCGGAAGCTGGCGCGCCATACGGGCGTGAAGATTCTGGCTGTGTACGGCGGTCAAGATGTCGAGAAGCAGCTCCGCAAGCTGGAGGGCGGCAGACATCTGATTATCGGAACACCGGGACGGCTGCTGGATCACCTGCGCCGCGAAACGCTCGACCTCGGCGGTGTGAAGATGCTTGTACTGGATGAAGCAGACCAGATGCTGCATATGGGCTTCCTGGAGGATGTAGAAACGATTATTACGTCGGTGCCATACCGCCGCCAGACTATGCTGTTCTCTGCGACCATGCCGGACCCGATTAAACGGCTGGCTGCGAACTATATGAAAGAACCGCTCGATATTATTATCAAGAGCGGCTCTCCGATCCCGCTGGATAATATCCGCCAGCAGGTGGTGGAATGCTCGGACCGCAACAAGGAAGAAGCCCTGATCTCCCTGATCGAGCGTGACCGCCCGTATCTGGCGATTATCTTCTGCCGGACGAAGCGCCGGGTATCTAAGCTGAACGAAGCGCTGCAGGCCGCCGGGTACGATTGCGACGAATTGCACGGCGATCTGTCGCAGGGCAAACGCGAAGCGGTCATGAAGCGGTTCCGTGATGCCAAGCTGCAGCTGCTGGTTGCTACCGATGTAGCGGCGCGCGGGCTTGATGTGGAAGGGATTACCCACGTCTTCAACTATGATCTTCCGCTGGATGCGGACAGCTATATTCACCGGATCGGCCGTACGGGCCGCGCCGGAGGCAAAGGCCTCGCGATCACGTTCTCTTCGCCGCGCGAGCGCGCCGGGCTCGACGTGATCGAGCACGGCATCTCCCAGCGGCTGGACCGCCGCCGGTACGAGAAGGACGAATTCGGCGTTGGCGAATTCTCCTCGGTGCAGGGCGGCGGCTCGCCGCGCGGCGGGCGGCAGAGCGCTGCGCCTGAAGCAGCGCGTGCCGGGCGCGGCGGCCGCGGGCAGGGCCGCAGCGGCGGTGCGCCGCGTGCGGAGGCCGCAGGGCGTCCGGGCGGGCGCGGACGCGGCGGCAAGGATGCAGGCGGCTGGGGCGCGCCTGCGGAAGGCGGAAGCCGCAGCCGGAAGGACGCGGCAGGCGGTGGCAAGCGCAGCGCCTACGAAGCGGCTGCTGCGCCGAAGGGCGGCGGCTCTGCCGGCAAAAGCGCGGCGAAGCCAAGACCGGGCGGCGGCTATGGCGCCTTCGCGAGCGGCGGCGACAGCCCGGCTGGCGGTTACGCGGCTGGAGCAGGCGCCGCGGGCGGACGCGGCGGCAGCAAGGGCGGCGCGTCCAAGGGCGGGCCGAGCAGCGGCTACAGCTCGAACGTCTCCCGGGGCGCAGAAGCCGGCGGATTCAGCTACGGCGCTTCGAAGGGCGCCGGCTCCGGTGCCGGATACAATCCCGGCGGCGCGAAGTCGAGCCCGAAATTCCGGGCGCATGTAGCCCGCAGCAACGAAGCTGGAGGCGCTGGGGCGTCTGCTTCCCGAGGCGGATCGCGCGGCGGCTATAATGCCGGCGGCGGCTCCAAGGGCGGCAAAGGCGGGTCCGGCTCCGGCGGACGGAGCAGCGGAGGAAACGCCTCGCGCGGCGGACGCAGCGGCGGCGGCTCACGCGGCGGCCGGGGCTCATCCAGATAAAGGCGCTTTACTTAGGGGAGTGAAGCTTGTTACCATAGGGCAGTTAGCGTATCAGCTAACGGCCCTATGGTAATATTTGTTTTAGGGGCAGAAGCAGATTATTGATTTGAGCTGAAACATTTTCACCCTCAGGCCTGTCTAATAGATATTGATAATTGCAGTCTATGCTGCCGAGGCGGGTTTTGCGAAGGATACCCGGAACGCAGATGCTATACCACACTTTTAGGAGGAACTAATCAGGATGTCCAGAACAGCTAAGATTATTGTCTTATTCATTGTAGTTATTGCTGTTGGCTGGGGGATCGGGAAATATACAGCCCCGTCAGCTTCCCCGGAAGACGGAACTAACATAAACACAGGCACAGAGCTTGCCGGTGAACCTGGTGCGGCAGCTGAGCCTACCGCTGTGCCAAGTGCAGACCCAGACGGCCAGGAGCAGAATACGGGGAATAACGCAGGAGCAGAACCGGCGCCTGAAGTAACGGCTGCACCAGCGGAGACTCCGGCCCCCACCAAGAAGCCTGCTGCTACGGACAAGCCTGCTCCTACCAAGAAGCCGGCAACCGGTTCCTCCGGCAATAATAATGCTGAGATGACAGCTGCCGAACCGGAGAGCATCACGGTCATGGTTAATAAGCAGTACAAGCTGCCTGATAATTACAAGCCTGCAGATCTGGTCTACCCGGATGTACCGTTTATTTTCTCGGAGAAAATAGAGAAGCGGATGATGCGGCGCGAAGCAGCCAAAGCACTGGAAGAGATGTTTGCCGGGGCGAAGAAGGACGGCGTTTATCTGGCCGGGGTCTCCGGCTACCGTTCCGAGTCCACCCAGAAAAGACTGTTTAATAACTATGTTGCCAGAGACGGCGAAGAGAAGGCCCGCACCTACAGTGCGGTTCCCGGACACAGCGAGCACCAGACGGGCCTGGCCATTGACCTCTCCGGCAGTGACGGTAAATGCGCAGCCGAAAGCTGCTTCGCCGGCACGAAGGAAGCTAATTGGCTTGCCGAGCACGCTGCCGAGTACGGATACATCATCCGTTTCCTCGAAGGCAAACAGGCGATTACCGGCTACATTTATGAGCCTTGGCATGTCCGTTACGTAGGCAAAGAAATGGCTGCTGAAATCTTCGAAAGCGGGCTTACCCTGGAAGAATACTATGACGCCGTTCCGGTGTCGAAGTAATACATTGCTGCTTGAGCAGCTCCGTGATTGATGCGGGGCTGCTTTTTTTATACGAAATTATAACCAGCGAAGCCTGAAAACCAGTTGACATGAAAATATACGGAGTTTACAATTCGATTAAACATATGATCAAATATTCATATGTATTTCTTGAAGAGGTGATCTGATCATGACTGCACTGAATATTCTGTCATTGACGCTTTTTGGGATCTTTATCATTGCTTATGTATCGAAGCTTGTTATTCTCTACGGGAAGAACAGTATAAGGGCCAATGTACTTGCTAAGGGCAAGAAGATCTCCGGAATCAGATCCACTGAATTATTTGTCAAAATTGCAACTTTCATTTGGGGCGGAGCCTGGCTCTTTTTATCCTTGGCGGAATCTTTTATAGTCGGTATAGTGGGCCGCCATTTCAATGAACCGTTGGTAAACTTTATCGGCGCGGGTATCGTTAGTCTGGGGTGTGCCGTTTTTATTCTGGCTATGAAGGCAATGAGAACGTCGTGGAGGGTCGGGATCGATAAGTCTACAGCCACGAAGCTCATTACCAGAGGGATTTACAAGGTTAGCCGGAATGCGGCCTTTGTCGGCTTCGATCTTATGTTTGCCGGCTTATATTTGATGTATCCCAGCTTTTTGACACTGATTATTGCCGTATTTAACATCCTCGCCATACATCTGTTGATCCTGCAGGAAGAGAAGCATTTACGCGAAACGTTCGGTAAGGCATACAGCGATTACTGCCGTAAGACACCTAGATATATCTAACCTCTTTGTCAAAAATCTGTTTCATTTGGAGCTGCTCAGCTATGAAAATAAGTATTCTGGATCAATCTCCAGTCTCGTCAGGAAGCTCGCCTGCAGAAGCGTTAGCGCAGACAGCGCTGCTTGCGCGTGAGGCGGAGCGGCTTGGATATCACCGCTTCTGGGTAGCCGAGCACCATGCTGCATCCGGTCTGGCCGGCTCCAGCCCGGAGGTGCTAATGGCTCATTTGGCTGCCGTTACCTCGGATATCCGCATCGGCTCAGGAGCTGTGCTGCTGCCTCACTATAGTGCCTATAAGGTCGCCGAGAACTTCCGTGTTCTGGAGGCCCTGTATCCCGGGCGCATTGATCTCGGTGTGGGCAGGGCCGCCGGGGGCGGTGCCCCTGCGGCCAAAGCGCTCCAGGATACCCGTGTTAGTCCCGCTGGAGCAGACCGTTATGAGGAGCAGCTTCAGGAGCTTATCACTTATCTGCATGATGCTGAAGATGCGGGCACAGTAAACCCGGCCGGGCCGCAGGTCATGCCTGCGGTGCATTCTGCCCCGGAAATTTGGCTGCTTGGCTCAAGTCAAAGCAGTGCGGCACTTTCAGCCCGGCTGGGCACCGGGTATGCCTTCGCTCATTTCATCAGCGGCAGCGGGGGAGCAGAAGCGGTGCGTGAATACAAGAACCGCTTCATGCCATCCTGTGCCGGTACTGCGCCACGGCCGCTGGCAGCTGTATTTGCCGTCTGTGCTGAAACCGCAGCAGAGGCGGACCGCTTGGCAGCCAGTATGGATCTGTCCGTAGTACTGCTGGAGAAAGGGCATGTCTCTTCGCCCACCCCTTCGCCGGATACCGCTGTGAATTATACATACACACCGTTTGACAGATTCACCATCCGGGAGAACCGCAAGCGGATGATCGTAGGCTCCCCCGCAGAAGTCAGGGAACAGTTGCAGGCGCTGGCTGAACAATATCAGTGCGGGGAGCTGATGCTCTCCAGTCATATTCACTGCTTTGAAGACAAACTGAAGTCCTTCCGCCTTATTGCTGAAGCCTGTGGCCTACCCAGCAGGGAATAGCCTGTTGGGAAGCCCGCGGGGCTGGGGGGCCGGCGGAATGGATCTCAGTACAGAAAGTGGACAGTCACGCACCGGTTTTCAAGTACATAGTGTAGCATTGCGGACATGAGCGCCGTTAAGATGTGGAAAAGCGGCTGAATGCTGGTCTTAACGGACATCAGCGCCGTTATTTCACGAGAAAAGTGGAGATTTCACCAGAAAAGTGGCGATTAATCCCATGATGTCCGCAAACCCGTCAACTGGAATATAAAACGGGCTGATAAAGGCTGTGATGTCCGTAGTACCCGAATTGCTCGAAGTGCCAAAGTACCCAAAGTGCTCAAAGTACCCGAAGTGTTCAAAGTGCTCAAAGTACCCAAAGTATCCAAAGTACCCAAAGTACCCAAAGTGTTCAAAGTGCTCAAAGTGCCCAAAGTATCCAAAGTGCCCAAAGTGTTCAAAGTGCCCAAAGTACCCAAAGTACCCGAAGTGTTCAAAGTGCTCAAAGTACCCAATGTACCCAAAGTGCCCTAATCT encodes:
- a CDS encoding isoprenylcysteine carboxylmethyltransferase family protein, with protein sequence MTALNILSLTLFGIFIIAYVSKLVILYGKNSIRANVLAKGKKISGIRSTELFVKIATFIWGGAWLFLSLAESFIVGIVGRHFNEPLVNFIGAGIVSLGCAVFILAMKAMRTSWRVGIDKSTATKLITRGIYKVSRNAAFVGFDLMFAGLYLMYPSFLTLIIAVFNILAIHLLILQEEKHLRETFGKAYSDYCRKTPRYI
- a CDS encoding D-alanyl-D-alanine carboxypeptidase family protein, whose protein sequence is MSRTAKIIVLFIVVIAVGWGIGKYTAPSASPEDGTNINTGTELAGEPGAAAEPTAVPSADPDGQEQNTGNNAGAEPAPEVTAAPAETPAPTKKPAATDKPAPTKKPATGSSGNNNAEMTAAEPESITVMVNKQYKLPDNYKPADLVYPDVPFIFSEKIEKRMMRREAAKALEEMFAGAKKDGVYLAGVSGYRSESTQKRLFNNYVARDGEEKARTYSAVPGHSEHQTGLAIDLSGSDGKCAAESCFAGTKEANWLAEHAAEYGYIIRFLEGKQAITGYIYEPWHVRYVGKEMAAEIFESGLTLEEYYDAVPVSK
- a CDS encoding AarF/UbiB family protein; translated protein: MAVRIRHAGRYRAIAMALMRHGFGYMVEELGLYHLLSLPRRMITQEVHESVTLGERIRRVLEELGPTFVKLGQLASTRSDLLPDSIIQELVKLQDSVPPFSAETARNIVEQELDQQIDAVFEYFENHPLAAASIGQVHRAVLHGGKSVAVKIQRPGIMRTMSRDLEILLDLSILAERKLDWAKQYGLTRMVEEFSRALLAELDYGQEGRNAERIAGQLTPQERVYIPVIYWDYSSARVLTMEYVDGITLNRKDELLNQGVTFKTVAQQLVEMMLNQIFIHGFFHADPHPGNVMVLEDGKLALIDFGMVGRLSEEMKDGLSALVIALMRKNTDSMVRAILRLGVIPEDADRTALHDDMDRLREQYYDIPFKQVSIGKALNDLFGIARKHRLVIPPDLAMLGKTMLTLEGIVASLDPAFSIVQMAEPFGRQLVKQRFSGSRLQRKLLGGVADLAESLVELPAQARQLSALISKGKLKVEIGVPEFQDLDHKFSRIGNRLSFSIVLLAFSIIMAGLIIASSLRGEPSLLWDFPIVEIGSVIALLMMLWLLFSIFKSGRF
- a CDS encoding DEAD/DEAH box helicase produces the protein MPGFKELGVSEVLNDLLKGQGIVKPTPVQEEAIPPLVEGLDVIARAKTGTGKTLAFLLPIMDKIRVENAYPQALILAPTRELALQITEEARKLARHTGVKILAVYGGQDVEKQLRKLEGGRHLIIGTPGRLLDHLRRETLDLGGVKMLVLDEADQMLHMGFLEDVETIITSVPYRRQTMLFSATMPDPIKRLAANYMKEPLDIIIKSGSPIPLDNIRQQVVECSDRNKEEALISLIERDRPYLAIIFCRTKRRVSKLNEALQAAGYDCDELHGDLSQGKREAVMKRFRDAKLQLLVATDVAARGLDVEGITHVFNYDLPLDADSYIHRIGRTGRAGGKGLAITFSSPRERAGLDVIEHGISQRLDRRRYEKDEFGVGEFSSVQGGGSPRGGRQSAAPEAARAGRGGRGQGRSGGAPRAEAAGRPGGRGRGGKDAGGWGAPAEGGSRSRKDAAGGGKRSAYEAAAAPKGGGSAGKSAAKPRPGGGYGAFASGGDSPAGGYAAGAGAAGGRGGSKGGASKGGPSSGYSSNVSRGAEAGGFSYGASKGAGSGAGYNPGGAKSSPKFRAHVARSNEAGGAGASASRGGSRGGYNAGGGSKGGKGGSGSGGRSSGGNASRGGRSGGGSRGGRGSSR
- a CDS encoding LLM class flavin-dependent oxidoreductase; translation: MKISILDQSPVSSGSSPAEALAQTALLAREAERLGYHRFWVAEHHAASGLAGSSPEVLMAHLAAVTSDIRIGSGAVLLPHYSAYKVAENFRVLEALYPGRIDLGVGRAAGGGAPAAKALQDTRVSPAGADRYEEQLQELITYLHDAEDAGTVNPAGPQVMPAVHSAPEIWLLGSSQSSAALSARLGTGYAFAHFISGSGGAEAVREYKNRFMPSCAGTAPRPLAAVFAVCAETAAEADRLAASMDLSVVLLEKGHVSSPTPSPDTAVNYTYTPFDRFTIRENRKRMIVGSPAEVREQLQALAEQYQCGELMLSSHIHCFEDKLKSFRLIAEACGLPSRE